Proteins from one Triticum aestivum cultivar Chinese Spring chromosome 7A, IWGSC CS RefSeq v2.1, whole genome shotgun sequence genomic window:
- the LOC123147758 gene encoding putative glycine-rich cell wall structural protein 1 — protein MAVTKCLALSLIVLFGTGLANAARVARYSSSEGTGTGGGEGGGSVNGAGSGSGAAVGSAGNDENGGFVHGSGGGGGGGGGGGKNGGSGRGSGSALGSGSTQIGPDPFGGSSSASGHGGGRGGGQGRGYDGSSGYGNGGGTGSGASESNNGYWPGGAYANANASGNGGGRGNGQNGGSGGGEGGGGGNSDGHP, from the coding sequence ATGGCAGTCACTAAATGCTTAGCTCTTAGTTTGATTGTCCTGTTCGGCACTGGGTTAGCCAATGCTGCAAGGGTAGCTAGATACTCTAGTTCCGAAGGAAccggcacgggaggaggagaggGTGGTGGGTCCGTCAATGGTGCTGGATCAGGGTCTGGGGCTGCTGTTGGGTCTGCAGGAAATGATGAAAATGGGGGGTTCGTCCATGgaagtggtggtggaggaggaggaggcggtggtggtggaaaaaaTGGTGGGTCTGGACGTGGATCTGGATCTGCCTTGGGCTCAGGCTCGACCCAGATTGGTCCAGACCCTTTCGGTGGATCTTCTAGTGCTAGTGGTCATGGTGGCGGTCGAGGCGGAGGACAAGGTAGAGGCTACGATGGATCTAGTGGTTATGGGAATGGTGGCGGCACTGGCTCTGGTGCTAGTGAGTCAAACAATGGGTACTGGCCCGGTGGTGCTTATGCCAATGCTAATGCTTCTGGCAACGGTGGAGGGAGAGGCAATGGTCAAAATGGTGGAAGTGGTGGTGGCGAAGGTGGAGGAGGCGGAAACAGTGATGGACACCCGTAA